Genomic DNA from Dermacentor variabilis isolate Ectoservices chromosome 6, ASM5094787v1, whole genome shotgun sequence:
tcccaccatctgactaccgtcagaaaggccgcaggcagcattttgtactacgatttcggagtattccacctgcctcccgtcaggcttcacccccgcaactaagccatcgattcctccatggtgtttggctcgacccgcagtgcgcctcaccgtaccaggaatcaggaaaaaatctgagctgtcatcacctgctcttaaacaactaactctgctccttttgcacgagaagtacgccgaacacgtacatatttatactggtGGATCGACAACTcaccagtgttcctctggagccgtggtcttcccagcgaaagccaccaccatcagtttcaagacatgtcacccaacgacaccgatggccgcggaacttgcagcccttcgcgctgcacttcgtctcgtcagccaagagcaacctcgaaggtggtcaatattcagtgactcgaaggctgcactgcaatctttgctatcggccctgcggcgcggaccacacgaacaactggtatttgagattagagaactcattcataccttaactgagaaaggacaccacgtgacatttcagtggcttccaagtcactgcggagtcatagggaatgaacacgctgacaacgctgctcggtcggctcttcaaggggacgaagaggagccgataccgttatcaaggacagatgccgctcgaaaacttcgaatgatcagccgtgacatcacgttctccttgtggaacgctggaagttttcacgactaccgactccacaatcttgactactctctacgcctttgtattccagctggactctgccgtcgcgaagctaccctgctttgtcgactatggctaggggtggctttcaccaagtctttcgcttaccgaattggatgggccgacgacgccacgtgtgaggactgtggtaaggaggagacttttcaacaccttctttgtgactgtcctcgatataatttacagagacaatcactcgcaaccgcgatagcgcgctttgaccaaagacctctcacagaggaacttattttacaataccgccatcacaagccatcgcagcagagggcgacgagggcactgttgcggtttttgagggcgacaggattggacaggcggctgtagcctgaacaaatgttgatagtgtggcaagtgtcactgtgctgtgcgatgacagtattcggtgccagtgaccgatggtgactgtgtgtctaggctccttcctttccttatctctactttgttaccactttacctccccctcccctctctccccagtgtagggtagccaaccggatctttttctctggttaacctccctgcctttcccctttcctctctctctctctctctctcttgctaaaCTCATCTTCGCCGCCCAGAAGCGAACTTGTATGTGCAAAAACATCACAAAAGTGTCTCCACGCAGATTTCGTGTTTTCTAGAGCTAGGACGTAGTCAATTCGTGATCTCCAAATTTCATACAAACCTAGCAATATCAGGGTTTCACCACTGCTATTTTTGCTATCTCTCAGCGCCAGAAATATTACGTTATCTCAATTTGGGTATATCTGTGCGTCAAACACAATTCGTATGCTGTGCCAAAAGTGTACTGCGtttgtacaaaacaaaaatacgtgCTGCAACGATTCTGTATAGGGGCAGAGCGGGCAGTCCGTTGACCATGGCACGAAAAAATCCTTGTTACGTAGCCATATTTTTACAAGTAAAACTTCGACATGTAACCTAAGAAAAAAATACTTAATCGCTGTTTTTACAAGATATCTTGGTAGACGCTTGAAAACATCAGACTTCAGCTGGCTTCCAGCTCGCGACCGATATAGTGGTGGTGGGAACAGCATGTCTACAGTGTTCCAGTAGAGGCTCTTCCGTTTTACATATTTTCGGTATTCTTGAGAAAAACGCTGCTCGAAGAAGCGAGCTGCCTGCTCCACCTCCCTGTAGAAACTTAGGGTACGGGCTCGTGGGACTCCTTGGGCACCATCGATCCACGCACCTAAGTACCCCGCTCCTAATTGTTTGAAAGAATAAAGTCATCAGCTACCTCGGTGTGTGTTTTGATACTGCCAACCTACAGAATGGACAAAATACAATTCGAAGAGGCACTCTCGCGGCAAAAGTCCAACAGTGGCACGGGATAACTGTCCCGCTTACGAACACAGCCTTTGTGGGTAACATTGTGTTATTTCCAGCTATATGGTACTCGGCGCAGGTGATGCATTGTTTGCCGGCTCACGTGAATCGAGTACATAGATTTTGCGCAACATACATTTGGGAGTCACGGTTATAGCGCATGAGGCGCAGTAATTTATTCTTAAGTAAGACAAAAGGAGGGCTAGGGCTGGTAAACGTAGAGGTAAAACTCAAAGTTCACAGGCATCTTATTTTTCAAAAACCAAGCCCATCATATTATACTTCATTCTTTCAAACCTTTGAGACACGCCAGTGCTCGCTAGCAAGCAGCGGGAAAATGCCCTATAAGCGCGTCCTAGCACGCGGGTAGACACGCGGTGTCACATGCGCGCTGCGTATACGTCGATACATGCACGCTTTGCATTGCACTTGCATACTATTACACTATGTGCGACGTCACATAGCAGATGTACACGTAGCGGTAAaaggcagttaaagaaggttCAAGGAAGAAAAACGAGTTTAAGGaggtgtatacaaaaatgctagaaaaaaTATACATCGTGTACCTGATTGAATCAAACTGGCTAGGTGGCTGTGCCAccaccgcgtttcaaaggggatgccaataaatcatcatcgtcttcatcattagcatcgtatcctGCCACTTGCAATCTAGGATTCACGCTGTGTAGCGTTTATACGTGCGCCCTTTGCATTATTACGTGCGTCctttgcatattattacaccaggtagcaCGCCAAGTAACAGCAGTATAGGTAGCGGTGCAAGGCAGATAGAGAAGTCCTGAAGAAGGAAAAGATGTTTATGAAGATGTATAAATATAGATGTAATTAAAGACATGTATGACATATCTGATTAATTCAAACAGGCTAGCTGACTTTCTCACCGTCCGGTTTCAAAAGGAacgccattaaatcatcatcatcatcatcatcatcattgtaaggtcgctctgattgttcgtgttgctaagtgtcacgaatcggccacgtgctttgtgtatagagagggggttcacttccccccatgtcagccgggcgacagttgctgtgttatgtggggtcacaggaaccgcgcggtgttgggtgacgcgtcgcagcaggtgccaggagggcgagtgccgattccgggaagtcggcattgtgcgcacggtgttggcagtccgccgacggtcacacgagtccacacagaccagccttgaaagggaccgctgtacaggGTATTGTGGGTgcggctcccgagtgcctgactaattggaggcgccgccgaggttaagaagggcttagcaactctgaccccgttccgcatgcagtgagcatggacctaatcttctacgcgtccggaacgcaatcgccagccttgttgggtgcgactgcctgtgtggtgtcgaaggccagcttacagtgcacgctgtaggaatgcggtgcacacgtaaagagtgcattcggacgacggcgtcttggaaacacgcactcggagaactttgtcttgtagacaataagtttgaaggacaaggagggccatcagtctcccacgcggacaaactttgagtacggccgcactacgtggtatcgatgcccctgcttccgagacagctGCGGCCCAGAGACgtccttgggatttgaggcggtcTAGCGATatcttgttcgggcctggcgtgttttgctgagcccgtcactaaatACGAAGagatgagagggcatcggagttttagggaagaaggaaaagagctttgttttccaatatgcttatttttcagagtaagcccatccctgtgggttgtggcttaacaaacggttgactctgattggcaactgaacctgtgggacgggccaacggccctaccgccttttttttctttgtgtaattgggctataaaaatcgggacgacatgctgtccctcagacttggctgaaatcaggattactggtagatcagtgaggctccgtaccatgtacgttagacttggctgaaatcaggattgctgatagatcagtgagcctccgtactatgtacgttaaaatgagtctgggctctaacagtcactgagacagtcgaagagtgagactttgtttctcagttgttcaagtttgtaatgtatttgttttacctgccatgtatatagaaaagtgtacctataaatatttcttgtacatctgatctgcatcgcttcctgtctgcgtttgatcaacaactgccgatcatcgtccgagaagcttcaagttccagcggtgaagcgaggacagagaacgaacgaaactttactggcgcagccgacaggatcggcaagccccacaacgagcaacgagcagcgagccaggcgcaaggcatcagagggccaccagccaattccgcaagggttgcacttcatctggacgaggacgtcaggcggcgcccccagcagcaacgggtgagcgggattccttgcgttttgtctaggttggcatggctgttgttcagtgaggttaatggtgttcacgcgcagaacagcaaatgcgattgaggctaacataaacattgatactgcatctgaacaaacagagggtcagagacggcaggagctgcaacgcgtcggagagaccgagtctgagacgtcggatactgaaatggatagtgagacgcaaggcgcttcgcaggctccgagcacgacagatccagaggccatggcggtgagacgcctggagctggagctggaaaaggtgcgcctacagctagagtgcgagcgcattgctctacggagagtggagcttgagcagtcgggtagaccgccttcggtgtcggaaggaagcgatctCCGCCGTGCCAGCACGGATGGAATatcacaatgtgctaaagtgcttaaggcataccggttgccgtgtgacgctgacgttccgatatggtttgatgaggttgaaaagttgttttcatcttttcaagtaccagcacatagctgtgtacatttgatcatgcctgcgctgaCTGAGCGGGTCCGTTATCTGTTGCGTAGCCTCAATGATGAGGAATGTACGGATTacgagactgtaaagaaggcggtactagatgaacttaagctcacgccagctgAATACTTGGggaggtttgaaaaggcatccaaacgaaaggaggaaacttgggctcagttcgcgtcccgcgctagaacttatttggcctattaccttcaatctcgccatgcaaacacaaaagaagctatgacggagcttatggtcgctgaccgtatgaaagccagtctaagctcagaagcccttgaatatgttcttttgcgggagggcgaagagtggtttaagccagtggaggtggcgaaagtgctggaGACTTTCGaacaagctaaagggaaaggacgagcaactaagccagccgcaacagcctcatTGACGCAGCaagcaaaactagctagcccgcagaggacaaatgccacgtgtgtcataTGCAGGgacacctagccagagactgcccaaaagcttcaaataaagaacaacaGGGGAAGGcaccgactgtgcaaaaacaaagggtacagaaggttgctgttgtaagtgaagaacctctaccagagcaagaaagggtgcttaGCGCTAGAGTAGAAATCTTAGCTCAACATGCTAgctcagggaggtcaaagctggacctcATCCCTATCGTGTGCGGGGATGTAGCAAcagaagctgtgttggacacaggtagtgagataacggtggtccgtaaaagtatgttgcccgtcgttttacaggagccatcacgaacagtaaaactcgagtcggcattcggaaacaccattcgagctaacctagctacgctgcccgtaggcatgcatcgcccgggggctgtgatacaaccgaggatcgatctggtgtgcgcggttacagacgaacttgcaaacggggttgactgcctgctgtcaaaggaagattgggaactactacaggcgcacgaaaaagaggagtttggagGAGAAAATATTCCGAGGGTAGCCAATTCCGTTGGGGTCCGATCAGTTgaaatggtcgataacactgacccagactgcggtctaagttgcgaagaaacgacagatgaaatccctaaattgcaagggaatagtttgatacaagatatcaatggggtgcccagtcagcgggaggaatttcgagctgctcagatagccgatgaaagcctgaaaaatTCCTCGTATGATGCGAAAAATGGAAAAGCTAGCATgttcgtgtcagacggacttttgtaccattgggattccttagcgggagtcaaagtgagacaactggtcctaccagaagaaagacgcaatgaggcagtgccgctccgatccctgacagcgagggccacatgcgaggctttactggaaattttcagtcgtactggagtgccgggaacgatctgttcagaccaaggtactaactttaaatctcaactgacacagttgttgttagaaaaactgggctgttcacccaggttctccactgccgaacagcctgagggcaacggagtggttgagagatggaacagagtcctcaaaaatatgttgtatcgtgtaatggaacgggaccgaagaa
This window encodes:
- the LOC142586286 gene encoding uncharacterized protein LOC142586286; this encodes MVFTRRTANAIEANINIDTASEQTEGQRRQELQRVGETESETSDTEMDSETQGASQAPSTTDPEAMAVRRLELELEKVRLQLECERIALRRVELEQSGRPPSVSEGSDLRRASTDGISQCAKVLKAYRLPCDADVPIWFDEVEKLFSSFQVPAHSCVHLIMPALTERVRYLLRSLNDEECTDYETVKKAVLDELKLTPAEYLGRFEKASKRKEETWAQFASRARTYLAYYLQSRHANTKEAMTELMVADRMKASLSSEALEYVLLREGEEWFKPVEVAKVLETFEQAKGKGRATKPAATASLTQQAKLASPQRTNATCVICRDT